One genomic segment of Mycolicibacterium gilvum includes these proteins:
- the alr gene encoding alanine racemase, which produces MNTPSAVIDLDAIAHNVGVLRDRAGCAAVMAVVKADGYGHGATAVARAALAAGATNLGVATLDEALSLRRDGVTAPVLSWLHPPGTDFTPAVQADIEVALSSRRQLDDLLRAVARTGRTATVTVKADTGLSRNGVSPADHPGLVSALARAQTDGAVTVHGLMSHLAHGDVPDHPFNDEQARRLTEMASEARSAGVAYDVVHLCNSPAALTRPDLAFDMVRPGIAVYGQTPIPERGDMGLRPAMTVKCPVALVRSVRAGDGVSYGHTWLAPRDTTLALIPAGYADGVFRALSNRFEVTINGRRYPNVGRVCMDQFVVDLGPGPVDVAEGDDAILFGPGADGEPTAQDWADLLGTINYEVVTSPRGRIVRGYVGGAQ; this is translated from the coding sequence ATGAACACACCCAGCGCGGTGATCGACCTCGACGCCATCGCCCACAACGTGGGTGTTCTGCGCGATCGTGCCGGTTGCGCTGCGGTGATGGCCGTCGTGAAGGCGGACGGATACGGGCACGGCGCCACCGCGGTGGCCCGGGCCGCGCTGGCCGCGGGGGCCACGAACCTGGGGGTCGCGACCCTCGACGAGGCGCTGTCGCTGCGCCGCGACGGCGTCACCGCGCCGGTCCTGAGTTGGCTGCACCCGCCCGGCACCGACTTCACACCGGCGGTCCAGGCAGACATCGAGGTCGCGCTGTCCTCGCGCCGACAACTCGACGATCTGCTACGGGCGGTGGCACGGACCGGACGCACCGCGACGGTGACGGTGAAGGCCGACACCGGCCTGAGCCGCAACGGGGTCAGCCCCGCCGATCATCCGGGTCTCGTGTCCGCGTTGGCCCGTGCGCAGACCGACGGTGCAGTCACGGTGCACGGCCTGATGTCCCACCTGGCGCACGGGGACGTCCCGGACCATCCGTTCAACGACGAGCAGGCACGCCGCCTCACCGAGATGGCGTCGGAGGCCCGGTCCGCGGGCGTCGCCTACGACGTGGTGCACCTGTGCAATTCGCCGGCCGCGCTGACCCGTCCGGATCTGGCGTTCGACATGGTGCGGCCCGGTATCGCGGTGTACGGGCAGACACCGATCCCCGAGCGCGGCGACATGGGGCTGCGCCCGGCGATGACGGTGAAATGTCCGGTGGCCCTGGTGCGTTCGGTTCGTGCCGGGGACGGCGTGTCCTACGGGCACACCTGGCTCGCGCCGCGCGACACCACCCTGGCGCTGATCCCGGCCGGGTACGCCGACGGTGTGTTCCGCGCGTTGAGCAACCGCTTCGAGGTGACGATCAACGGCCGGCGTTACCCGAACGTGGGCCGGGTGTGCATGGACCAGTTCGTCGTCGATCTGGGACCCGGTCCCGTCGACGTCGCCGAGGGTGACGACGCGATCCTCTTCGGGCCGGGCGCCGACGGTGAGCCGACCGCGCAGGACTGGGCGGACCTGCTGGGCACCATCAACTACGAGGTGGTGACGAGCCCGCGCGGCCGGATCGTGCGCGGCTACGTCGGAGGTGCGCAGTGA